DNA from Helicobacter pylori:
CACTTGGTTATGGTAGGAATGGCGCTAAGACTATTTTAGACAACCTTTCTTTGAATATGTATTATGGGATTAACAACGATAACTACTATGAACATTTTGAAAAACTTTCTAAGGTGTTAGGGAAATACACAAGGCAAGATGTGAGCCGAAGCATTGATGATAATACCGGTAAGACCAATACTTCTATCAGCAACAAAGAGCGCTTTTTGATGACCCCTGATGAATTGATGACTATGGGCGATGAGCTTATCATTCTAGAAAACACGCTCAAACCCATCAAGTGCCACAAGGCGCTTTACTATGATGATCCATTCTTCACTGATGAGCTTATTAAGGTAAGTCCAAGCTTGAGCAAGAAATACAAATTGGGAAAAGTGCCTAATCAAGCAACATTCTATGATGATTTGCAAGCCGCTAAAACTAGAGGCGAATTGAGCTATGATAAATCTTTAGTGCCTGTGGGTTCAAGCGAACTGTGATTTTAATTTCTAATCATTGATTTCGTTTTGGAAATCTTTCAAAATCAGATCAAGCGTTGCTTTACTAAAAAAATAATCTTTGTCTTGCATGAAGCGTTTGAGTTTTTCTATATCTTAGTGAAATTTTCACTCATCAAAAGCTTGTGTGTTCTTTGATTTGCCAGCCATCGCTCTTATTGGATTGCTGCATGCGCTAGATTAAAATTCATCAATCCATTTTTACAGCACCTATGCCCAGAGAAAATGGCATGAATTGGAATAATTCTTACGCTATATGTCTTTATAAGGAAAGCAAAAGCCTATTCCAAAAAATAAAAAGACAAAATATCTTAATAAAAAGAAGCAAAATATATTTTAGAAAAATTAAAAGATAATGATGTAAATGATATTATTATAAAGCAATAAGATAGTAGAAGTGTATCATCAAGATTGCTTGTAAAAATTACAAAGATTCAAAAATAGTTAGTATGCTCTACTCGTTGTATCGCACTTGCGAATAAATGCAACGAAATCTCTTCACATAAGCGCCATTAGGGTTGTGTTTCATTCCCCCATTGTAAGCGCCTATTGCCATTTCTACTAATTGATACACGCTTTTGTTGGGGTGTTTTTGTTTGTAATAATCAAAATTTTCTTTTAAAATTTGTTTGGCTAATTGGATCGCAAAACCCACATCGTTTAACAATTTGGTTTTGAGAAGCGTTTTAGAATAGGTAGGGTAGAATTTTTTAGCGGTGTTCAAAGTGATATGAAACATGGAATAAGAAGTGTCTTTTTGGGAAATTTCACGCTTGTTGTTCAACCCTAGAGAGCTTTCTAGTAAAGCGATAGAGATGAGCGTTCTGCACACCACTTCATTGTCGCAGCCTTTTTGATGGATATGGATAAGATTTTCGTATTGCTTGAAACTAATGGCTACCTTTTGGCATGGATAGGCTAAGGAATTAAGAAGCAAAGTCAGACCAATCCATTTCTCAAACAAAACTTTAACTTACTTTGAATCTTTCAGTAACGCTTTTTGTAACTTCTGCTTGTCGTATTTGAGCTTGTCCCTTAGTGGTGAGAGCAGATTTTGAACACTCTCATAACCACACAGCATTCCCTCTTTATAGGGATCATTTTTGATTTTTACATAGAGACTAATGCCACTAGCGTAACACAAGCCATTAGACTTGATATAGTAGCTCTTAATTTCTTCTTCTAAGTTCCTCAAGTCATTAGGGTTGAGAGGTGTTTTTTTGCTGTAAGAATTTTCACTGATCAAAGTCCCCTCATAGCTTCTTTTGATCGTGGTTTCTTTATCCACTAACAATCCATTATAATTTTCTTTTTCCTTGACAACTCTCATTGTTTCATCAGGATTACTTGTTCTAGGAGAAATAGGCACTTCCACCACTCTAGGTTTCTTAGCATTTTTCTTTTTCAGCTCTGCTTCTAAAGCTTTTAGTTTCTTTTGATTTTCTAAGTCTTTGAGCTTGTATTTAGCCAATTCAGTCTCTTGTTTTTCTTTTTCTGCTAAGAGTTTCTTTTCCCTCTCTTCTTCATTGGCTATGAGTTGGGAGTTAGCGATTAGCTCTTCTATGAGCTTCTCTTTGCTGTTTTCAGGAGCGGTTTGAGTGGCATAAGGTGATGGTTGAGCCTCATTGGCGTTATTTGTCTCTTTTAGCCTATACAAGCTATAAGGAGCAATGATATTAGGTTTTTGAGTAGCGCTATCGCTAGTGGGCATAGCTACCATTTCATCTCTTAGGGGCGAACACACTTCATCATTGGGTCTGCAGATCACATCGTTGGCGTAGTTGAAATACGCGCGTTTTTGTTGTTCAAAAAGCTTATTCTCATCAATTGACGCTCCCTTATCAAGCGTATGGGCATTGGGATCGCTTCTTTTTGGCACTCTCAAAAAAGTCGCTTGAGCATAAGGCAGGTTTTCATTGATTTTTAAGACAAACTTAGCGTTGCGTTTGTTGAGCGCTTTTAGAATGTTGTAATACCCATTGACTTGTTCTAGTGAGCCTGTGATGATGATGAGATCCGCATAGGTTCCCATTGCTCTTGTTTTGATAATGGGATTTTCTATGGATAAGTAGTTGTTGTAATCCAATAGATCCATAGCGTAGAGATAGGTTTTGTCTTTCAAAGCACTATTACCAAACCAATCCCCAAAACTTTTGTCATTCACATTCAAGGTGTCGTATATATCAAAAAGCGCTTGAGTTTTTGTGTCATCAACAGAAACATATTGAGGTTTCTTATGATCAGGGATCTGTTGGCGCTGTTTGGCTTCTTTTTTGAGTCGTTTAGCTTCTTTCTTGGTCTCTTTAGTTTCTTTAGTGGCCTTAATGACCTTATCGGCTTCACTTATTTCTTTAGCATAAAGAGTGTTAGAGGTTAGTAAGCCTATGAGCGATACAGAGGTTGCTAGTTTTCTAAACATTAGTTTCCTTTTTTTTCAGATTGATATAGAGACAAAATTCCCTTGCATTTAAGATAAGTGATACAGCTGTAAAAAGCTCATTGGGAGTGAATTTTCTGTTAGGAAACCCTAAAAGAACTTTTTCTTCATCAGCCACATTCTTGTTGAAGCAATCATTTTCTGAGTCTTTGTAAATCTTATATAAATTTTTTTTGAAAGTCTCTTCAAACAAATATTCAGTAGGATAGCTTATACGCCCTTTCATATATAGTTTTTGGACTAATTCTAATATCTGATTGGGGCTGATTTTTAACAGAGAGATTGCCTTTTTTTGTAGGGCGCTCAAGTTGTAGCCTAGAGACTCTTGAAAGTTGATCCCTACCCCTTGATCCAATTTAGCCCTTAAAAACCCCCTATTGGACAAATTCTCATACTCTTTGTTGTTTTTAGCTTCTTTGATACTTTCTAGCGTTTCTGAAACGACCCCTTTAGATTTCAAACTTGTCTCTAATGCGTTAATGACATTCTCATCAATTTTTTCTTTGGGTTTGATGTTGAACTTATTTGAATCGCCAGTGTGCCTTGAAGCCACTTTTTGCATGACTTCTTTTTGTGCATGTTCGCAGATAAAAATAGAGAATCCTATGATATTAGAAGTCTTTAGAGAAAAAGAATCTATAGGTTGCTTGTGTAGGTCATGCAGTGAGTAATAAACCACTAGAACACCTAAATTTTTGAAATTTTCTCTTATTCTTTCTTCAGTCAAAATCGCTGTTTTACCTCAATCTTTATTCTCTTTAGCTTCAGTTGGTCCGTTGGTAACGCTTGTTGCTTGAGATTTTTGGGTTTCGTTATTGACAGTTGTTGCCGCTTTAGGTTGTTTTTTGGACAATTTTTCAACTAATTTCACTAAGTTGATATTAGAAAAAGACAAAAAGATTCCTATTGCGACAAAGATTATCCCAACAATCCCCATAGCACCGCTCAAGACACAACATAAAACCCCTGCTCCAATGAGACCTAATGCATCATAACGCTTGTCAGTCAAACTGTTTTTGAAAAAATTTACAAAAGCGTTTGGTTTCTTTGTTTCATGGGTTGTTTCAGTTGTATTGATTGTGTCAGCCATAGCATTACCTCCATAATGGTATATTTTCAATTTGTTACTACTATGAAACAAATCCATGTCATTATAGCAAAAAATATAAAACCATCTCCATGTTGTCATTATGCTGTTGTTTGTAATTTAAAAAAGATGATAAAACAGGCTAAAGAATGGCTCAAATTGTAAAAGGACTTGACATGTTTAAAGATTTTTATCGCACCACCCTCTCTTTTTTAAAGCCTTTATTGCTTTCATTAGGTTTATTGTTGCCGTTTTCACTTTGTATAGCTGATGAATATATTAGCATAAGTGATGATTGGGATGAAAGGGCGCGAAATCAGTGGGATGAAATTGCGCGAAATCATAAGACATATTATTTTGAAAATGGTTTAGACCATTTTAATCAAGGCCAATACAAACAAGCCTTTAAAGATTTTAAATTGGCGCAAGAATACAGCATTGGGCTTGGCAGTGTTTATAGCCAAAATGTATTTGGAGGGAAAGGGCGTGAAAGTGGATTACAAAAAAGCGCAATTCTATGCACAAAACGCTATCAAAGGGTATGGGAGCGGATTTTTAGGGGGCGCTTTAATTTTAGGATACATGCAAGCAGAAGGCTTAGGGATGAAAAAGGATTTGAAACAAGCGCTCAAGACTTACAGGCATGTGGTTCGCATGTTTTCTAATAAAAGCACAAATTATTTTGCTAACAATTTTAGATTACCAAACCTTGCGTTCACTAGTATGCTTATTGGATCGCGATTCATTGATCTTTCAGGTTTGAGCGCGAATCCTATAAAATTTGGAAAGAAATTTGGAATACTTGTTAAGAAATCCACTCAAATCAAAGATAAGACACTTCTTTGGGAAGATATTGCTGAAATTTCAAGCAATATTATTTTACTCAAACAACAAATGGGGGAAATCCTTTATAGAATTGGGATCGCTTATAAAGAAGGGCTTGGCACCAGAAAACAAAAAAGTAGGGCTAAAAAATTCTTGCAAAAATCCGCAGAATTTGGCTATGAAAAAGCTATGGAAGCTCTGTAGTTTTTAATCAAACTTATATCAAAGCTTTAAGGATTAGAAAAATCCGCTTAGATTACCCTAATTAAAACAGAGCCTTATTTTTCTTATTTTTCCATTATAATAGACACTTGATTGTTTTCAATTTCTATATAGAGTTCTTTTTGAGAATTGGAGCTATAAGAGAGCTTGTTTTGCTGGTAGGCTTTGTAATCTTGGTCAAACACCACATAAAACAAGCGTTTGTTTTGAGAGTTGGGGTAAGGGATCACATTGATAGAAGAAAAAGCGATATTCTTTTTTTCATTTTTTGCAAACACCCTTTTTTTATACTCTTTAAAAGCGTTGAATTTCATGCCGTCATAGCGAGTGAAATTGGGGTTATAAAAACGCATGTAGCGTTCAAAATCGCCCCTAGCCCAGGCTTCTTTCCATTGAAAAAGGGAGCTTAAAATCATGCTCAATTCTTCTTTGGTGCTTGGGAAAAACTTGTCTTCATAGGTGATAAGGAACGCTTTTTCGCCTTTTAACACTTTGTCATAAGAGCTTAAAAGCGGGTTTTCAATCGCAATACAGCCCTTGGTGTTCAATTCATTCCGATCGCCATTTAAAGGCATTCCATGCACCCAAATGCCATGCCCGGTGCGTTTTTTCAAGGTGTCATACAAATTAGGGTAATTCGTTACAAAAGCCAAAACGCCATAATATTGATCCAAGCGCTCTAATTTCTGCGTGATACGATACACTCCAATGGGCGTGGCCAAATCGCCCTCTAAAGTTTTATCGCCCTTTTTAGAGCCTACAAGGGCTTTAGAGCTGTTGATTTTTTTAAGCATGTTGTTGTCTATCTCATAAAACTCCAAACTGGGCTTGGATTTATCCGCTACAAATAAAAACTGCTTGTTTTGATAATAGCCAAAATCCGTGTCCTTGTTTTGAAGCTCTTCTGCCCAAAAAGATTTATCCGCTAAATAAGAATCCAGCTTTTGACCCACCACTTCCAAGCCTTGTTTTTGATAAAGGTGCATGATTTCTAACAAACGATCACTAGCATTCAATCCCACAAACCCCATTAACAGAGCCGATAATATTTTTTTCAATCCCTATTCCTTTGATGGATATAACCCAGTTTTTGCAAGCTCTTTTCTTCCTTACTCCATGATTTTTGAGCGATCACTTGCAAGTTTAAAAAAACCTTTTTTTCGCCCACTTCTTGCATTTTCAATCTAGCGTTAGTCCCGATGCGTTTGATATTCACCCCGTTTTTGCCTATCACGATTTTTTTTTGGCTTTCTTTTTCTACGATAATGCGTGCATACACCTTATCTATGCGTTCTTCTTCTATAAATTTATCAATTACCACATCGCTTTCATAAGGGATTTCATCGCTCAAAAAATCAAACAAACTCTCCCTAATGATTTCCTTATAAATATCGCGCATTTTTTCATCGCTCATCAAATCCTTTTCAAAAAGCCATGCGCTAGGGCTTAAATGCTTGCTGATGCATTCTAAAAGCGCGTTTAAATTTTGAGATTTTTTCGCGCTCAAAGGCGCTAAATCTAAAAATTGCGACGCGTATTGTTGATACTCTTGTAA
Protein-coding regions in this window:
- the cag4 gene encoding VirB1 family T4SS lytic transglycosylase Cag4, yielding MFEKWIGLTLLLNSLAYPCQKVAISFKQYENLIHIHQKGCDNEVVCRTLISIALLESSLGLNNKREISQKDTSYSMFHITLNTAKKFYPTYSKTLLKTKLLNDVGFAIQLAKQILKENFDYYKQKHPNKSVYQLVEMAIGAYNGGMKHNPNGAYVKRFRCIYSQVRYNE
- the era gene encoding GTPase Era, which codes for MKTKAGFVALMGKPNAGKSTLLNTLLNAHLALVSHKANATRKLMKCIVPFKDKEGYESQIIFLDTPGLHHQEKLLNQCMLSQALKAMGDAELCVFLASVHDDLKGYEEFLSLCQKPHILAVSKIDTATHKQVLQKLQEYQQYASQFLDLAPLSAKKSQNLNALLECISKHLSPSAWLFEKDLMSDEKMRDIYKEIIRESLFDFLSDEIPYESDVVIDKFIEEERIDKVYARIIVEKESQKKIVIGKNGVNIKRIGTNARLKMQEVGEKKVFLNLQVIAQKSWSKEEKSLQKLGYIHQRNRD
- the cag3 gene encoding type IV secretion system outer membrane cap subunit Cag3, with the translated sequence MFRKLATSVSLIGLLTSNTLYAKEISEADKVIKATKETKETKKEAKRLKKEAKQRQQIPDHKKPQYVSVDDTKTQALFDIYDTLNVNDKSFGDWFGNSALKDKTYLYAMDLLDYNNYLSIENPIIKTRAMGTYADLIIITGSLEQVNGYYNILKALNKRNAKFVLKINENLPYAQATFLRVPKRSDPNAHTLDKGASIDENKLFEQQKRAYFNYANDVICRPNDEVCSPLRDEMVAMPTSDSATQKPNIIAPYSLYRLKETNNANEAQPSPYATQTAPENSKEKLIEELIANSQLIANEEEREKKLLAEKEKQETELAKYKLKDLENQKKLKALEAELKKKNAKKPRVVEVPISPRTSNPDETMRVVKEKENYNGLLVDKETTIKRSYEGTLISENSYSKKTPLNPNDLRNLEEEIKSYYIKSNGLCYASGISLYVKIKNDPYKEGMLCGYESVQNLLSPLRDKLKYDKQKLQKALLKDSK
- the csd6 gene encoding cell shape-determining L,D-carboxypeptidase Csd6; translation: MKKILSALLMGFVGLNASDRLLEIMHLYQKQGLEVVGQKLDSYLADKSFWAEELQNKDTDFGYYQNKQFLFVADKSKPSLEFYEIDNNMLKKINSSKALVGSKKGDKTLEGDLATPIGVYRITQKLERLDQYYGVLAFVTNYPNLYDTLKKRTGHGIWVHGMPLNGDRNELNTKGCIAIENPLLSSYDKVLKGEKAFLITYEDKFFPSTKEELSMILSSLFQWKEAWARGDFERYMRFYNPNFTRYDGMKFNAFKEYKKRVFAKNEKKNIAFSSINVIPYPNSQNKRLFYVVFDQDYKAYQQNKLSYSSNSQKELYIEIENNQVSIIMEK
- a CDS encoding cag pathogenicity island protein Cag1; amino-acid sequence: MADTINTTETTHETKKPNAFVNFFKNSLTDKRYDALGLIGAGVLCCVLSGAMGIVGIIFVAIGIFLSFSNINLVKLVEKLSKKQPKAATTVNNETQKSQATSVTNGPTEAKENKD